The region GCACCAACCCCGCCTCCATCCGCTCCCTTCTCATCGCCGCCCGCGAAAACTCCCGCCACGTCCGCGAGCAGATCTCCACCGAGCAGTGGGACCGCCTCAACCGCCTCTACCTCGAAGTCACCCGCCCGCAGACCCAGCGCAGAGTCGAACCCGGCACCATGGCGCTCGAGCCCGAGCAGCCCACCGAGTTCCTCCAGCACGTCATGGAGGCCGTCCACCAGTTCCAGGGCGTCACAGACTCCACCATGAGTCACGGCGAAGGCTGGCAGTTCATCCAGGTCGGCCGCTACATCGAACGCGCCTCAGCCACCGCATCTCTCCTCCAGGCCTACCATGCCGAGCTCTGGGGTGACCCTGAAAGCGACGCCGAACGCCAGACCGAAGGAAACGAGTACCTCGAATGGATGGGTCTGCTCCGCTCCGCCACCGCCTTTGAGGCCTACTGCAAGGTCTACACCGCAGACCTCACCCCCGAACGCATCCTCGAGTTCCTCCTCCTCGACGAAGAGTTCCCCCACTCCCTCCGCTTCTCCATCGACAGCCTCCAGTGCGCGCTTGAAGCCATCCAGCACGAAGGCGGCAAGAGCCGCGCCGACAAACTCCGCCGCCTCTCTGGCCGCCTCCAGGCCACCCTCAACTACTCCGGCGTAGAAGAGATCCTTGAGCAGGACATCGTAGCCTACCTCCAGGCCATCCAGGCCCAGTGCCGTGAGATCCACCTCGTCATCTACGAGCTCTACGTCGACTACTCCATCCAATCCGCATTAGCAAGCTAGTCCCTAGGCCCTAGTCCCTAGGCCCTAAGCACCGGAGGCCGCATGTTCTATTCAATCCGCCACCTGACCAAGTTCCTCTACGACAAGCCGGTCAGCGAGAGCATGATGGAAACCCGCATGCACCCGCGCAGCGACCAGAACCAGCGCTGCCTCACCTTCCATCTCTCCGTCAGCCCCCGCTGCCGCGTCTTCTCTTACCGCGATCACCTCGCCAACCACGTCCACCACTTCGACATCCCCGGCGCCCATCCGCAACTCGTCATCGTCGCCGAGTCCCTCGTCGAGGTCCAGCCCTCCATCGAAATCCCCTCCTTCCTCGCACCCGACGCCTGGCGCGATCTCGACACCATGATTCACGAGGGCGACTACTGGGAGTTCCTCTACCCCAGCGAGTTCGCCATCGCCACCCCGCTCCTCGACGACCTCGCCAAGTCCCTCGACGTCCGCCGCCGCGACGACCCCCTCATGCTCCTGCATGACCTCAACCGCCAGCTCTACGAGTACTTCGGCTACAAGCCCAAGTCCACCAAGGTCGACTCCCCCATCGACGTCGCCCTCGAGTCCCGCCAGGGCGTCTGCCAGGACTTCGCCCACATCATGATCACCCTCGTCCGCGACAAGCTCAAGATGCCCTGCCGTTACGTCAGCGGCTACCTCGCCCACCGCGCCACGGACCCGAACCACTCTTTAGATTCAGACCGCTCCGCACAGTCCGCCTCCGCCACCCACGCCTGGGTTGAAGTCCTCATGCCCCACTTCGGCTGGGTCGGCTTCGATCCCACCAACTGCCTCGTCGCCGGCGACCGCCACATCCGCACCGCCATCGGCCGCGACTACGCCGACGTCCCCCCCACCCACGGCATGTTCCGCGGCCGTGCCAACAGTGAACTCACCGTAGCCGTCCGCGTCACCCCCAGCGAGGGCACCCCACCCCTCGACCAGGACCTCCCCGTCCCCGAAGACTGGTCCATCCTCGTAGAGCGCGCCCAAGCCCTCCCGGAAATCCCCCCACCCCTTACCCGCCAACAACAAATGGCCCAGCAACAACAGCAGTAACCGACAAGAAACCTGCCGTCATTCTGACCCTGTAAGGGGAAGAACCTCCGTAGTTGCTGTTGCCGCTGCTTTGTTCTTGTTTGTTTTGGTCGTCATTCTGAGCGAAGCTCAGAACCTCCGTATTCGCAGTTGCAGTTGCCTTTGTTTGTCTTGGTCGTCATTCTGAGCGGAGCTCAGAACCTCCGTATTGGCATTGGCAGTTGCAGTTGCTCTTGCATTCGTACCCACAGTTCATACTCGCCAAAGGACGCCACAAACAATGCGCCTCCCCCTCACCGCCCTCCTCCTCCTCACCCCCATCGCCTTCGCTCAAGGCCGCCGTGCCCCCATGTCCCCCGAAGAAACCCAGGCCCTCATCGCCAAGCGCCAATCCATAGAAAAACAGCTCGAAGACATAGCCGTCATCGACCGCAAAGTCATGGTCCCCATGCGTGACGGCATCCACGTAGCCACCGACATCTACCGCCCCAAAGACACCACCAAAACCTACCCCATCATCTTCAGCCGCACCCCCTACAACTTCAACTTCTGGGACGTAAGGCTCGGCACCTACCGCGACATGAGCCAGGAGCTCGACGCCGTCAAGCGCGGCTACGTCCTCATTGAAATGAACGAGCGCGGCCACTTCTTCTCCGAAGGCAACTACGACATCCTCGGCGCGCCCCTCACGGACGCCGACGATCAGTTCAACTGGATGGGCACCCAGCCCTGGTCGAACGGCAAGGTCGGCCTCATCGGCTGCTCCTCAACAGCAGAGTGGCAGATGGCCGCCGCATCCCTCGGCAACAAGCACCTCACCACCATCATCCCGCAATCCTTCGGCGCGGGAGTAGGCAAGGTAGGCCCATACAACGAGCAGGGCAACTGGTATCGCGGCGGCGCGGTCCAGATGCTCTTCATCGACTGGCTCGCCGGCGAACAAAACCAGATCCGCCCCAACTTCCCTCCCGGAACCTCCCAGGCCGATCTCATCCAGGGCTCCAAACTCTTCGACCTCTCCATCAGCCCCCCACCCGTAGACTGGGCCAAAGCCTTCGAGCATCTCCCTGAAAAGGACATCATCTCCGCAGCCGGCGGCCCCAAAGGCATCTTCTCCGACAAGATGCCCAACACCACCGGCGGAGCCATGATCGAGCGCACCCCAAACGACCCAGCCTGGCGCAAAGGCGGTCTCTGGCAGTCCGACACCATGCCCATCAACGTCCCCGGCTTCTGGTTCATGACCTGGTACGACGTCTCCATCGGCCCCAACCTCGCCGCCTATAACTTCGTCCGCAGCACCGCTAAGGGCGAAGCCGCCAACCAGCAGTACGCCGTCATCGCCCCCACCCTGCACTGCGGCTACACCCGCGCCACCGAGCACACCGTCGTCGGCGAGCGCGACATGGGCGACGCACGCCTCGACTGGGGCGCCATGACCTACGCCTGGTTCGATCACTTCCTCAAGGGCGAAGACAACAAGTTCCTTGAGAAGACCCCCAAGGTCCAGTACTACACCATGGGCCTCAACAAGTGGCAGCACTCCGAAACCTGGCCCCCTGAGGGCGCAAAGCCCGTCACCCTCACGCTCGCCAGCGCAGGCCACGCCAACACCCTCCACGGCGATGGCAAGCTCATCTTCCCCATCAGCGTCCCCGTCCGCCGCTCCGTCCCCACCCCTGACGTCCCAGATCACTTCACCTACGACCCCATGCACCCCACCCCAAGCTACGGCGGCAACGTCTGCTGCGCCGCCAACACCATCCCCGGCATGGGCGGCGCGCTCGACCAGCGCAAGATGGAGGAGCGTGACGACATCCTCGTCTACACCTCAGACCCGTTGACGGAGCCAATGGAACTCTCCGGCCCCATCACCGCCACCCTCTACGTCTCCTCAGACGTCAAGGACACCGACGTCACCGTCAAGCTCATCGACGTAGACGCCGAAGGCAAGGCCTACAACCTCGACGAAACCATCCAACGCCTCCGGTACCGTGAAGGCGACGACAAGATGGTCTGGATGGAAAAGGACAAGGTCTACAAGGTCACCCTCACCCCCATGAATACCAGCAACCTCTTCCCCGCCGGCCACCGCATCCGCCTCGAAGTAGCGGGCTCCAACTTCCCCCGCTTCGACCGCAACCTCAACACCGGCGGCAACAACTACGACGAAACCACCGCCGTCACCGCCCACACCGCAATCCACCACAGCACCCAATACCCCAGCACCATCACGGTCACCGTCGCAAAGCACTAAGCCGGAAGGATGATGGTTAGAGGATGCCTGATTTTGGATGTGCACGCTTTATCTCAATCAGCAGTTCCTTGGATAAACTGCACTGCTGCCTTACGCATGGTTCGTCTTTCGGAGTCCGTTAAGTCCCGGCTAATCAAGTGACGGCAGGTCCCAAGGATTGGCCGATCATATTGCGCCGGAATAGATGGATTAGAAGCGACCAACCCACGAAGCCGCTCCATCTCGTCCAACGAGACTTGAGATAAGATGTCGTGGATTGAACGTGCCACTGCGTTTTCGAATGTAAGCGAAACTTCTACAGGTTGCTTCGCTGCAACTGGAACTGCTGGGATAGCTGCTAACGCACCGTAATGCTTCATGAACTTAGCCACGTCAATCTTTGGTATTTCATGAACTGTGTCGGCTTCCTGCCGAAGCAACTGAGATTGAGAAGCACTGCTGGGCTCGAGACCAACCAGGTGAACTCTCACGCCAAAACTCTGTGCGATCTGCACAGCCACGCGCATATCGCCATCCCCCGTAACGATCACAGCATCGGAGATCGCCTGGTTTCTTGCCAGATCAATAAGATCGGTAACCAATAGCGAATCGACACCCTTCTGCTGTCCGGCACTATTGATAGACCCAAGGCGCACCTTGACGTCGGCCATATCCGCAAGAACCAACTGCTCCGCGGTCATTCCATTCTTGGCCCCGTCATACCAGTAAATCCGCAGAAGTTGAGCTCCCGCACTCAGGTTCAACGCCAAGGACTTGAGCTGATTGATCAACTCAGCTTCGTCGAGCCGAAGGGAAGGTCGAGCCGCGTTGGCACCCGTCAAGCTCACCGCAGACTGTGAATACAAATATCCTGCGTCGACAAACACTGCATTTCTTTGCATAAGCTGTAGCTCCAAATAGTACGGGGCCCCCGCAGGGGCCCCTAAATAGTCCGGCGGTGAAACCATAGACGCCACCATCGGAGACTAAATACTAACAGAAGCCCAGAATCAAAGGTTCAACTTCTTGAACACCCGCTCCGGGATATGCCGGATGATGAACATGATCGGCTGCCACTGGAACGGCACATAAAGATTGTCCGTCCCATTGTCGATCGCCTTCACAATCGTAGCCGCCACCTTGTTAACGTCCGCAAACTTTTCAGACCCAGGCATGGAAGCGGTCATCGCCGTCCGGGTCGGACCCGGCTTAATCGTGATGACGTGCACACCCTCGCGATCCACCCGATTACGCAGCCCCGCCAGGAATGCGCTCAAGCCAGCCTTCGAAGCGCCATAAACGTAGTTCGACTTGCGGCCACGATCGCCCGCAACCGAAGACAGCACCGCCAGCGTGCCCGCATGACGCTGCACGCAGAAGTTTGCCAGCCACGTCAGCAGCGACACCGCGGACATCAGGTTCGTATGCAGAATCTGCGCCGCAACCTCAAAGTTCTGCTCAGCCTCGGTCTGGTCGCCCAGAACGCCATGCGCCAGATACGCAATATCCATGCCGGTCAGCGAGTTGATCGCATGCGCCAGCAGTGCCGGATGGCTGGACGTGTCATCCAGATCCGCGACAGCCGTGTCCACATAGCTCGCACCGCGCGTTTTCAGATCTGCCGCGACAGCATCCAGCTTCTGCTGATTGCGCCCGACCAGAAACAGGCTCGCACCCTGCTGCGCCCAGATCCGGCACGTCGCCTCAGCGATCCCTGAAGTCGCGCCCAGCACCAGGATCTTGCGCGGCACCTGGTTCACTGCAGGTTCGGAACGGCGGGTCTGCAAACGTTCAGTCGTAGAAGCGGAGGAATCTTGATTCGGGGGATAGGTGCTCATTGGCCTGGACGGTCTCCGGTAACGCGCTCCCAGAAACTGGAAGTCAACATCGGGTCGCGGAAGCGGGCGAGTTGCTCCCACTGCGGGTAAAAGGTCTGGAACTGCGAAGCCGTCATCGCCGCATCCTTCGCAGGATAAAGCCTGCCGCCAAAGTCGCGTGTCATGTCTGCCAGCCGTTCGAACAACGGAAACGTCACATCCGCCTTGATCGGAAAATCGAGCGCCAGCGTAATCCCCGGCTGCGGAAAGCTCATCAGCCCCGGCGAAGGAACGTCGCCAAAGGCCTTCAGCACAGCCAGAAAACTAGCCAGCCCGGACTCCGCCACCTCACGCAGGATCGCAATCGTCCCCTCGCGCGCCGACTCCCACGGAATCGCGTACTGGAACTGCAGCAGGCCGGACTTGCCGTACAACCGGTTCCAGTGCAGCACCTTATCCAGCGGATAGAAGAACGGCTCATAGTCCTGCAGCGCCTGCACCCTGGGCTTCATCTGCTTATGAAAAAACGCCGTATTGAACAGCGAGACAGTCGCGTGGTTCAGCGCAAAACCCGGCGCATCGAACGGAAACACCAGCTTCGGCTCCGGGCTCGGCTTCAACTCACCGGGGATCCGCGAGTGGTCCCCCTGCATGAACACGCCACGCGCAAAGTTTTTGCCGGTAGAGGCGCAGTCGATCCAGCTCACCGTGTACTCGACGGACTGGGATTGCTGGGTGA is a window of Granulicella tundricola MP5ACTX9 DNA encoding:
- a CDS encoding NYN domain-containing protein — protein: MQRNAVFVDAGYLYSQSAVSLTGANAARPSLRLDEAELINQLKSLALNLSAGAQLLRIYWYDGAKNGMTAEQLVLADMADVKVRLGSINSAGQQKGVDSLLVTDLIDLARNQAISDAVIVTGDGDMRVAVQIAQSFGVRVHLVGLEPSSASQSQLLRQEADTVHEIPKIDVAKFMKHYGALAAIPAVPVAAKQPVEVSLTFENAVARSIHDILSQVSLDEMERLRGLVASNPSIPAQYDRPILGTCRHLISRDLTDSERRTMRKAAVQFIQGTAD
- a CDS encoding FAD-binding oxidoreductase, translating into MPQSASSSTSDSTEAAGGARSAEQKGGAEFESWGRYPKYPGNIVPLQWQQDFPAKLDGLHNGALPVGMGRSYGDSCLLNGGNLLLTTSMNRLLSFDPETGLLTAEAGITLAQILDFAVPRGFFLPVTPGTKYVTLGGAIANDIHGKNHHVAGTFGSHVTQFELVRSDGSHRRCSQTENPDWFAATIGGLGLTGLIPWAQVRLRPIVSRMIDYEGIQFHGIDEFLDLTQQSQSVEYTVSWIDCASTGKNFARGVFMQGDHSRIPGELKPSPEPKLVFPFDAPGFALNHATVSLFNTAFFHKQMKPRVQALQDYEPFFYPLDKVLHWNRLYGKSGLLQFQYAIPWESAREGTIAILREVAESGLASFLAVLKAFGDVPSPGLMSFPQPGITLALDFPIKADVTFPLFERLADMTRDFGGRLYPAKDAAMTASQFQTFYPQWEQLARFRDPMLTSSFWERVTGDRPGQ
- a CDS encoding transglutaminase family protein, with protein sequence MFYSIRHLTKFLYDKPVSESMMETRMHPRSDQNQRCLTFHLSVSPRCRVFSYRDHLANHVHHFDIPGAHPQLVIVAESLVEVQPSIEIPSFLAPDAWRDLDTMIHEGDYWEFLYPSEFAIATPLLDDLAKSLDVRRRDDPLMLLHDLNRQLYEYFGYKPKSTKVDSPIDVALESRQGVCQDFAHIMITLVRDKLKMPCRYVSGYLAHRATDPNHSLDSDRSAQSASATHAWVEVLMPHFGWVGFDPTNCLVAGDRHIRTAIGRDYADVPPTHGMFRGRANSELTVAVRVTPSEGTPPLDQDLPVPEDWSILVERAQALPEIPPPLTRQQQMAQQQQQ
- a CDS encoding SDR family oxidoreductase; the protein is MSTYPPNQDSSASTTERLQTRRSEPAVNQVPRKILVLGATSGIAEATCRIWAQQGASLFLVGRNQQKLDAVAADLKTRGASYVDTAVADLDDTSSHPALLAHAINSLTGMDIAYLAHGVLGDQTEAEQNFEVAAQILHTNLMSAVSLLTWLANFCVQRHAGTLAVLSSVAGDRGRKSNYVYGASKAGLSAFLAGLRNRVDREGVHVITIKPGPTRTAMTASMPGSEKFADVNKVAATIVKAIDNGTDNLYVPFQWQPIMFIIRHIPERVFKKLNL
- a CDS encoding CocE/NonD family hydrolase — protein: MRLPLTALLLLTPIAFAQGRRAPMSPEETQALIAKRQSIEKQLEDIAVIDRKVMVPMRDGIHVATDIYRPKDTTKTYPIIFSRTPYNFNFWDVRLGTYRDMSQELDAVKRGYVLIEMNERGHFFSEGNYDILGAPLTDADDQFNWMGTQPWSNGKVGLIGCSSTAEWQMAAASLGNKHLTTIIPQSFGAGVGKVGPYNEQGNWYRGGAVQMLFIDWLAGEQNQIRPNFPPGTSQADLIQGSKLFDLSISPPPVDWAKAFEHLPEKDIISAAGGPKGIFSDKMPNTTGGAMIERTPNDPAWRKGGLWQSDTMPINVPGFWFMTWYDVSIGPNLAAYNFVRSTAKGEAANQQYAVIAPTLHCGYTRATEHTVVGERDMGDARLDWGAMTYAWFDHFLKGEDNKFLEKTPKVQYYTMGLNKWQHSETWPPEGAKPVTLTLASAGHANTLHGDGKLIFPISVPVRRSVPTPDVPDHFTYDPMHPTPSYGGNVCCAANTIPGMGGALDQRKMEERDDILVYTSDPLTEPMELSGPITATLYVSSDVKDTDVTVKLIDVDAEGKAYNLDETIQRLRYREGDDKMVWMEKDKVYKVTLTPMNTSNLFPAGHRIRLEVAGSNFPRFDRNLNTGGNNYDETTAVTAHTAIHHSTQYPSTITVTVAKH
- a CDS encoding alpha-E domain-containing protein gives rise to the protein MLSRVADSLYWMSRYLERAEHTTRLLDVNLNLMLDESATSADRRWQRVLLALGNPKDVVWAGDPYALTQTLTFDGTNPASIRSLLIAARENSRHVREQISTEQWDRLNRLYLEVTRPQTQRRVEPGTMALEPEQPTEFLQHVMEAVHQFQGVTDSTMSHGEGWQFIQVGRYIERASATASLLQAYHAELWGDPESDAERQTEGNEYLEWMGLLRSATAFEAYCKVYTADLTPERILEFLLLDEEFPHSLRFSIDSLQCALEAIQHEGGKSRADKLRRLSGRLQATLNYSGVEEILEQDIVAYLQAIQAQCREIHLVIYELYVDYSIQSALAS